The Panthera leo isolate Ple1 chromosome A3, P.leo_Ple1_pat1.1, whole genome shotgun sequence genome contains the following window.
tgaaaatataattcGTGTTTAATCGTGACTTTCCATCTGGAAGCCCATTTTAGTATAAGAAGATTGAATATTATATGAGTTTAAATTGACGTATGACTTCTTAACTAGAAGAAATTTTAATGTATGCCCAGTCTGTTAGAAAATTAAGTGCTTaactttcaaatgattttaaaggCTCTGATGTCTGATACAGAAAGGCTTTACAGATACCTTCTTCCAATCTCTTTGGGGGcgttattttaaataacttgctttAATAGTTATTTACAGAGTACGGCAGACTTGCGATGGAAGAAATCTACCAGAAACCATTTCAggtaaataagcattttatcCTTTGTAAAAACTTACCTATAAATAGCTATCAAGCCACCTGTCTTTTAAGTCTGAAGATACTTAAAAGGTAAGAGGATAttacaaaaaattcatttttagcaGCAGATTCAGTGGAGTTGAAACTAATGTCATTACCACCTGATCAGCAGTAGGCTCACAGAATAGGAAATAGAACTAATGAATATAGTTTGATCCTTAATACTTAGATTAAATGGTTAGTGTTTTCTCTTAGAGATTATTTAATTCCTAAACTTTAGACAGTCATGTAAATTTCTTTTATACATGGTAAACTATTACAGAATAatattactgggttttttttttggtttttgttttttgtggtatATTACAAGTTGAGGTTAGTcctgttattctttattttggtttCATGTAGAAAAGTTCCAGAATTTATTAgacctgtcccctccctccacctcttcaATCTCCatatgttttttattcctttaaaatgtcAGGTACGGAGTATTAAGTCAGAAATTAACCTGGGTGGCGTTATTTGAGAAGCATATGTTATGCTTGCTTCTGTGGAGTCCTGTCAtgacagagatttaaaaaaacaaaaacaaaaacaaagttaatttCAGATAGTTTCTTTTTTGAAGTAAGTGTAATTTATAAGTTGACGTTTAGTACTATTTAGTCGGTTGTGTTATAGGAGGTGGGAATGACTCCACCCTGTTTGCTCATCAGTCTCTGAAATTCTTTCTGTGTGACAGCATTGCTGGTGATTCTCAAGTGTTGGTGGGTTTACATTGATTCTGCCTCAGTCTTGTCTGGCTCAAGTGATCACTTTTATGAAATATCTGGGCAGCTTATGGCTTTTTTGTGTATATGGATACATATACTCCATTTGGCCTATATCAGTTTTTTTTGACCTGGGATAATTTTGctaatgtctggagacatttctggttgtcacagtTTTTGAAGGGAGGTTAATGCTACTGGCATAGTGCGTGAAGGCCAGAAATGCTGTTCAGCATCCAGCCACGCACAACTAAGAACTGGTCCAAATACTTAGGGGCTGAGATTGAGAATCCTAAGCACATGTGAGTAAAAAATTTAGTCTAAAATTAGATTAGTTGGTCTTTTAGTTATACAACCTTGATTTAAAATTATGATCTGTATGCCCTGTTAggccttttgttcattttttaagacCCTGTATTATTGCTTGTGGTGGCTCTTTCTTTACATACCATGAAGTTCTCAGATGGAGGCAGTTGCTTGGTATAGGGGCTGGGAGTGTTGTTGACTGAGGGAAGCCCTTGCTATCACTATGAGCAGTATTAACCATTTGGTTACTATAACTTTTGATAAGGAATTCTTAGGGGAGTGATTGTTAAATTGTTAAAGTAGTGATTTTCTTGTAAAATCTTGTAAGAAATGAtttccactgttttctttctataGACATTAATGTTTTTGATTCGAGATTGGAGTTATCCTTATGAACATTCATATGGTTTGGAAGGTGGAAAACAATTCCTTGAAAAGAGATTGCAGGTAAGCCCCCATTTCCCAGTGAGGAGAGCATAAGCACCCAGCCAGATGAAGGAGCGGGCTGTCTGGACTACGGCTTAGACTTCCAGTCTCTCAATGTCTTTGGCATAAGTCGTGTGTCCCAGGTTAGCCCAGGTGGCTCCATACAGAATGGATGAAAAGTAAATTGGTCGTATTTCTGCCAAAGAGGCCAATGCCCTTGGATAGAAATTAAGGAACAAGTATTTCTCTTTAGAACCAACTGTAAATCAgtactcaaaatataaaaatttgaaggAGACTAACTTTTTGAATTTACTTAGATTGCATGTGTGTCTCTTTCTGGCCCAGCTGAGCTTCTGAACATTTGGGACAGCCTGGATAATATAGTATGCATATATTGAACACAGATGATGTGAGACCCTCTCTCCAAAGAGATGTCACTATCCTAGATTGACAGCATATAGAGCTAGAAGAGGGATCTTAAAcatcatctatttaaaaatttttttaaattatttttttttattttgagagagtgtgcacaagctggggagagggggagagggggagaagggaagagagagagaatcttaagcaggctccatgctcatcacggagcctgacatggggcttggtcctaccaccctgggatcatgacctgagttgaaatcaagtcagatgctcaactgactgagccacccaggtgccctcacccttcttttttttaatatataatataactgGAACCCAAAACAGTGACGTACCTTTCGTCGCTTAATTAATTGTTGATAACTGGGACTAGCACCCAAATATCCGGACTCCTGGCCCATGCAATATGCTACACCAAGGCCATTCCTAAAGAATAGCCTCACCAACATGATCCTTTCTTCCTAAAGTTACCCTCCCCTGGAAGTACTTGGGGAAAACCTCAGGTCAGATACTACTCACCTACTCACATACACAAAGAATACATGAAAATCCCATAAATTCATAAGTAGAAGGGTCATCTTTTTTtggttaataaaattttatttccttttaggaTGATGCATTTAGTTTCTCAACCACATTCAAAAACTTGGagtataatataattattttcttatcacTAAAATGAGATTAAGCCAATTCCTCATTTTTGGGCTTTTTAGAAGGCATTTCTAGACCCTGTTGTCAGAGATAATTTCAGCTGTCAGAGTTTTCTCTGGTTTGTTCAGAAGAAATTAACACAAAGCACATCAGGCATGTTAGCAACTCAGAATCATGTACTTCaaagacaagattttttttttttaaatctcattgaCATGATACAGGAAACTGCTCAGATGATGATGAATTTATACAAACTGAACATAGGTGCGTAACAGCACCCATTTTCATCCACTAACCCCCAAGCCCTCTGGTACTGTCCTGACCTGACAGGTGCTGTGTGTACTTTTTATGAAAGGAATCACATACaacatgtattcttttgtgtctagcttcttttgcTTAATGGTATGTTTCTGAGATATTGTTGCATGTAGTTTCGTTCATTTATTCTCATTGCTATGCGGTATTCCATTACATGAATAGACAACAGTTTCTTCATTCTACTCTTGATGGAGATTTAGGTAGTTTCCAGGTTTTGTCAGTTataaatgatgcattttttttttttttaaacggtgTTTGAGAAGAGTCTGAGTGAGTATATGAGTTATATTGGGATAAGTAGCTACTAAAAAAAATCGAAGTTTGAGGGGCTGGGTggctcgactcttgatttctgctcaggtcatgatcttatggtttgatccagccctgtgtttagctctgcgctgacagtgcggaggctgcttgggattctcattctctctctctctctctttctctctctctttctctctctctctctctctgtctgtctctctgccctcccccccccccccatttgcatgcacttgctctctcaaaataaacattaaaaacaaacaaataaattaaataaaagtctaAGTTTAggattttcttccagaaaatacatAGCAGTCTTTCTTCCCAAAACACTGGTAACTAGCATCAATCATAAATAATCATGTGGAGTAAGTACTGAAATTCCAGTAAGTTTCAGAGGTTCTTTGGACTTTATTGGAGCTTTTTCACTTGAGCTGTTATCTTGCTCAAGGGCTAACCTTTTTATTAGCAAATTagtactttgttttttctctttgctgttatAAATACTTTAAAGGCAAatccttcatttatttactggttTGTACACCACAGCCACTACTTGTTAGTCTGGTGTTGGATATTCTGATTagttatttgtgtatttgtattttttcatatttaacatGGGAAAAAACATCTTTTCTAGTTTTAAGACAAAAGTGGGTGGGGTCTTACTAAAGGGGTCAGAAATGCatcttcagtaaaattttatattgtCAAAAAATACCCATCTGGAGTAGCATCTGAGTTAAGTGTGCACACTTGTGAGTGGGTGTGTGTTTTCTTGAGaactttttttccttgtttgtgcCTTTACgctgtctccttctgccctcagGTAAAACAAAATCAACATGAAGAGCTACAGAATGTAAGGAAGCACATTCACAATTGTTTCTCAAATCTTGGTTGCTTCCTTTTGCCACATCCTGGTCTTAAAGTTGCAACTAATCCTAGTTTTGATGGGAGATTGAAAGGTGGGAATTCCCATTCTTGctaaaatcagaatttattttttagaggctgagagttttaaaaaaaaatacatggttcCTTAAATTTTCTGTCTTCTACTGGAAGACATTTTGATGCATTGTTAATGAGGTGATATTAATGCTCTGTGTGGTCTGTCTAGCTTTCCATTGGGCTGTTGTAGACTTGTAGTGTATGGATTAGCGTATTTTATAATGTGGTCTGTTGTTCATCACCGGTGTCCTAAAAATCCCGAAGGCTGAGAACATTTCAGTATTTCATCTGTTTGTAGTCTGTAAAATGTTTTATCAATATATCGTATTCATGTAATCAGATTTAAGTCTCTGTTTTAGGGATGATGTAATTTTTTGAGTATGTCCTAGGATTTGAGCATGACGGCAAAAGGCTGGAGGAATAATGAAATTTTTACAGAATGGCTGGAAAACAAAATCTAGTATTAAAATTTAGTATAATTTCATGAATTGTTTGCCTTTTGAAAAGGATAGTTTAGTCAATACTAATGTGGAATTTATTGCGGTAGTCCACAATTTATTATTTGACCTGAAAGAATTACTGTGGCATGAGGGAAATGGagcaggggcggagggggagagTATATTTTTTCCTAGGAGATACGATGTGTTTGGATaaggttttttaaatgaatgtactCGAGGAATAGATCGTGTATACTGTCATTTCGTGAAACAGAATGTTATTAGCTCTTACCAGTGGGGACTTCTTTACTCTGTCTTCTTTTGACTAACATGTTGGTTTATATTTCGTTTCCATTAGATATTGATGAAGACTTTAAGCGAGAGCTTCGAAATCTGGTTCCATTGCTGCTTGCCCCTGAGAATTTGGTAGAAAAAGAGATAAGTGGATCTAAAGTCACTTGTAGAGATCTTGTAGAATACTTTAAGGTAGGAAAACTGCTACATTAAATGACTTGGTCTCAGTTAGAAAAATAGCTGACTCAAAACTCATATGTATGTACAAGAAATTTCCTGTCTTTATTTTACagcaaaaaagtgaaatttataattttccctTCTTTGCATTGGCTGTACCAATTTTTAAGGATATCTAAAATGATAGCAGACAACTTGTATGTTCTAGACGGTAGTTTTGTTTATGGGATTATCCTCCGTTTCCTCCAGCTCtggtagggagagaggaagagccaTTCACCATGTAATTAATTGTAATGCCACTCTCTCATTTGTGAGGGACAGTGGATATGCGGAGTGGCATTCTGCCTCTCGAGTTCTCATAAAAGAGCCTTCTCTCTGAGTTCTTGAGGACTTAATAGGAGCAGCTGAAAGTATCAAACTGGTTTCTGAATCCAATtacttgtagatttttttttctctctctgctcttctttaGTCTTGGTAGCTTGCTTGCCAGAGCAAGACCATTATCAGGGTTCTAGTTATTCATAGTAGTTACGGGTAGATGGAAGGGAAACTATAGTTAACTAAGAGTATATTTTTGGTCATTTATTGGACAGTTGGTCACTTTCATAGCATTTTTGGTTAGTTGTGAAGTAATTCAGTCAGTAGAAAGTTGAGATGAACAATTTCTATATGGACTTGTTAAAAACTGTCATCTTTCCTTCTTACTCTTAGAGCAcaaattaggtaatttttttcttgaactgaAATATCATTTAACTTGATTGAAGTGAAACATTGAGTAAAAATGTCTAACATTTAAAACAGTAACAGTAGGGGAGAATTATGGATTCCTTTTCGTAAAGTGGGTGGCATTGTATatgttacttttaaatataacttttatgcACGTTGGAATTCTATTTAGAAACATCTCTCTAGGATATTATTTAACATATGTTTAAaagtatgaattatttttatatttaatggattttttttttcccttcggAAATCTAGAGCCAAATTGTTTAACCTGCCAATGTAaagagtcttttatatttttaggctTACATTAAGATTTATCAAGGAGAGGAACTTCCACATCCAAAGTCCATGCTTCAGGTAGTGTGTGTGTTgtacgtatatttatttttgaaggtgaaGAGCCTTTGGTTTAGAGATAAACGCTAGAAGTGGGATTATGCTTCTTTGCACGCAAATGAATTTCAGATATTTAAGTCAATACGGGTCATGGGTCCTGAAGTTTTTCTATGATTGCAGACCTTGCACACATAGGCCATCAAAAATAAAGTTGCTAGAGAAGTGTAGAAAACTTCCTCTTGCAGGAGATAGCTTAATAAGGGCCTGTCTAAACCAaacttcttctcttctctgagtCTGTAACATTGAATGTTTTTAGTAAGGCTTATTTCATCTTGGTATTAATGATTTAGAGCTGCTTCTAGtacatacaggtttttttttttttttcttttttctctcttttttttaaaaggtgttctTTGGGGACAATGTTATTTTaacctaagtttattttttttaaaagataaagcagCTTAATTTAATAAATCAAGAATAATTAATATTCATGTCCGTCACTTCTTACTAAATTTTACTAATTTCATTGTGTTCATACTGTTAATTTTTCACCCAaatttaggttttatttctttcagataCATATCgagtttatgttttttaagatttGCTATTTTGgacaatttttcagttttatagtgGATTGAatagtattttcttctaaaactccTGTAGTAAGCAGTTTTGTGGATTTAAAAATCTCTTGTGTCATACTGATATGAGAGAGCAAGCATATGGGtaatttttaattctatacaTCTGGAGACTTGACACTTCTTAGGGTATGTCTAATTCTCTACAATTTCCTGAGCATGtgtggtattttttctttttttttacaaaccCATTTTAACAAAcctaagcaaaacaaaattagacAGGCAGTCCCATTAGAAGCCATTACTATATCCCTTCCATTGGAAAGGAAAACTGGAAGTTGATAATGTTTTCTCTGGTTCATTTTCAGACTTGTTCACTCTATAGACTTTATTGTGTTAGTCAGAATTTATAGAGCCGCTGGGTATTTTTTGCATAAAATTGGcacatcttgttttatttttctaggcaACAGCTGAAGCTAATAATCTTGCTGCGGTAGCAGGAGCAAGAGAGATCTATTGCAAAAGTATGGAGCAGGTTTGTAAGCGACATTTACATTTGACACTAAAGTGAGACAGAGGATTTTTACagttaaataattgaaataatttgtgCTCCTTACGTACTGTCACAATACATCATTCACTGATTCCCCTTCATCATCTCTGCTGgaaataactaagaaaataattctcatgTTTAGAGTGCACAATATAGGTGGCAAGTTACTACGTAAATCGTACTAAAATAGTTTTGACGCATGATTCAGAGTGCTCTTATTAACAGCTTCTGATGTAATATTAGTTTAAGGCCAATGACAACTTCTGTGCTAAACTTGTTAACTAGAACGTTAAAGGACCTTTTTTATGTGTTCTCTTTTACCTACTCTCTGCCCATAGTCTTGTGAAGTCgggtacagatttttttttttttttgtctttactgGTATTAGTCATACTTGGAGAATTTATTTTACCCGAGTCCATTAAACATACAAGAAATAGGTTATGATTACGTACGAGATATTATGAACAAGTTTAAAACTGAACCATGTAGATGGCTTGACTTTTTGAGACTGAAAACTGTGAACCGGGAATGTTTTTTAAGTGTGAATTGTTTCTAGCCAGTAATCTGTCTTGTACTCTTCTGTACAGGTATGTGGTGGGGACAAGCCTTACATTGCACCTTCAGATCTGGAACGAAAACACCTGCATCTCAAGGAAGTGGCGATTAAACAGTTTCGTTCAGTAAAAAAAATGGGCGGAGATGAATTCTGCCATCGTTATCAGGACCAGCTTGAAGCTGAAATTGAAGAAACCTATGCAAACTTGATAAAGCACAATGATGGCAAAAACATCTTCTATGCTGCTCGTACCCCGGCCACACTGTTTGCAGTCATGTTTGCTATGTACATAATCTCAGGACTGACCGGCTTCATTGGCCTAAACTCTATAGCCGTCTTGTGTAACCTTGTCATGGGGTTAGCACTGACATCTCTTTGTACTTGGGCATATGTAAAATACTCTGGGGAGTTCAGAGAAATTGGAACAATGATTGATCAGATTGCTGAAACACTATGGGAACAGGTTGGTATCTATCTTTTGGTTTTTCAGTGACTAATCTCATCCCTGTGACATTTCCCTACCCTTCTCCTGCAGTATTCGCACACCTCCTTTTCCTTTATACGAGGAATGTCAAAaggatgttttctgttttgttcggTTACGGTTGTGTAAT
Protein-coding sequences here:
- the ATL2 gene encoding atlastin-2 isoform X1, which translates into the protein MAEGDEAARRQQPHQGLRRRRRTSDPNTGVNHVSSTTFLGENHEDDDLVNSDEVMKKPCPVQIVLAHEDDHNFELDEEALEQILLQEHIRDLNIVVVSVAGAFRKGKSFLLDFMLRYMYNKDSQSWIGGNNEPLTGFTWRGGCERETTGIQVWNEVFVIDRPNGTKVAVLLMDTQGAFDSQSTIKDCATVFALSTMTSSVQVYNLSQNIQEDDLQHLQLFTEYGRLAMEEIYQKPFQTLMFLIRDWSYPYEHSYGLEGGKQFLEKRLQVKQNQHEELQNVRKHIHNCFSNLGCFLLPHPGLKVATNPSFDGRLKDIDEDFKRELRNLVPLLLAPENLVEKEISGSKVTCRDLVEYFKAYIKIYQGEELPHPKSMLQATAEANNLAAVAGAREIYCKSMEQVCGGDKPYIAPSDLERKHLHLKEVAIKQFRSVKKMGGDEFCHRYQDQLEAEIEETYANLIKHNDGKNIFYAARTPATLFAVMFAMYIISGLTGFIGLNSIAVLCNLVMGLALTSLCTWAYVKYSGEFREIGTMIDQIAETLWEQVLKPLGDNLMEENIRQSVTNSIKAGLTDQVSHHARLKTD
- the ATL2 gene encoding atlastin-2 isoform X4; this encodes MAEGDEAARRQQPHQGLRRRRRTSDPNTGVNHVSSTTFLGENHEDDDLVNSDEVMKKPCPVQIVLAHEDDHNFELDEEALEQILLQEHIRDLNIVVVSVAGAFRKGKSFLLDFMLRYMYNKDSQSWIGGNNEPLTGFTWRGGCERETTGIQVWNEVFVIDRPNGTKVAVLLMDTQGAFDSQSTIKDCATVFALSTMTSSVQVYNLSQNIQEDDLQHLQLFTEYGRLAMEEIYQKPFQTLMFLIRDWSYPYEHSYGLEGGKQFLEKRLQVKQNQHEELQNVRKHIHNCFSNLGCFLLPHPGLKVATNPSFDGRLKDIDEDFKRELRNLVPLLLAPENLVEKEISGSKVTCRDLVEYFKAYIKIYQGEELPHPKSMLQATAEANNLAAVAGAREIYCKSMEQVCGGDKPYIAPSDLERKHLHLKEVAIKQFRSVKKMGGDEFCHRYQDQLEAEIEETYANLIKHNDGKNIFYAARTPATLFAVMFAMYIISGLTGFIGLNSIAVLCNLVMGLALTSLCTWAYVKYSGEFREIGTMIDQIAETLWEQRSPRKVFSKLFEVTRRRMVRRALSSAQRQRLSSNNNKKKN
- the ATL2 gene encoding atlastin-2 isoform X3 produces the protein MDTQGAFDSQSTIKDCATVFALSTMTSSVQVYNLSQNIQEDDLQHLQLFTEYGRLAMEEIYQKPFQTLMFLIRDWSYPYEHSYGLEGGKQFLEKRLQVKQNQHEELQNVRKHIHNCFSNLGCFLLPHPGLKVATNPSFDGRLKDIDEDFKRELRNLVPLLLAPENLVEKEISGSKVTCRDLVEYFKAYIKIYQGEELPHPKSMLQATAEANNLAAVAGAREIYCKSMEQVCGGDKPYIAPSDLERKHLHLKEVAIKQFRSVKKMGGDEFCHRYQDQLEAEIEETYANLIKHNDGKNIFYAARTPATLFAVMFAMYIISGLTGFIGLNSIAVLCNLVMGLALTSLCTWAYVKYSGEFREIGTMIDQIAETLWEQVLKPLGDNLMEENIRQSVTNSIKAGLTDQVSHHARLKTD
- the ATL2 gene encoding atlastin-2 isoform X2; this encodes MGSTEEEDAERVGGADTSLPGENHEDDDLVNSDEVMKKPCPVQIVLAHEDDHNFELDEEALEQILLQEHIRDLNIVVVSVAGAFRKGKSFLLDFMLRYMYNKDSQSWIGGNNEPLTGFTWRGGCERETTGIQVWNEVFVIDRPNGTKVAVLLMDTQGAFDSQSTIKDCATVFALSTMTSSVQVYNLSQNIQEDDLQHLQLFTEYGRLAMEEIYQKPFQTLMFLIRDWSYPYEHSYGLEGGKQFLEKRLQVKQNQHEELQNVRKHIHNCFSNLGCFLLPHPGLKVATNPSFDGRLKDIDEDFKRELRNLVPLLLAPENLVEKEISGSKVTCRDLVEYFKAYIKIYQGEELPHPKSMLQATAEANNLAAVAGAREIYCKSMEQVCGGDKPYIAPSDLERKHLHLKEVAIKQFRSVKKMGGDEFCHRYQDQLEAEIEETYANLIKHNDGKNIFYAARTPATLFAVMFAMYIISGLTGFIGLNSIAVLCNLVMGLALTSLCTWAYVKYSGEFREIGTMIDQIAETLWEQVLKPLGDNLMEENIRQSVTNSIKAGLTDQVSHHARLKTD